The genomic segment AAATCAACTCTCCCAAATCTTTAGGGAACGAACTAAAAACGACGACCACACGACTTTCACAAATCTGCGCAAGTTCCGAGGGCAGCTGCGAACGATCCTCCACTGTGCAATCCAACTCAAGTACTTGTATATTTTTGAGCTTCATCGCCGCCTTCATCTTGTCGAAAAGATCGCGCACTTCAGGCAGAAAGAAACTCTCTTTGGCTTGAGTCAGGATATTAAGAAAGACCAATTCTTTTTGCTGCACGGATGTAGGTTCAAAAGCTCCCTCTTGAGTGAAGAAATGAGCCTTCGTAGAACCAGGTTCAGATGCTGGAAGCATCACGTTTTGCAGGCCTAAGACTTCTTGCAGGTATTGGATATAGTCTTTCATGGCAGGGATTTTACCTAGACCTTCGCCTATAGACTAATAAAACCGGACGTAATGCAGCGCTCAAACCGCCTCAATGACCGCAAATTTAGTCTCAAGTTGAGACGAGGCGCACCGATAAGAGTATTAAGACGCCGAAGTGCGCAGTGCTAAGGCAGTAAAGGAGATCCCATGGAAATCTTTAAATTCAATATCCTTCCAACTGAAGAATTCAATAAGCGTGAGGACTATCGTAAAGCTGTAAATAACTGCGATATCTGTGGCGGAGCTTTGGAATTTAGCTATGAACAAGCGGCCGAGTTTCATGTGCTACAAGAAAAAGCTCAATGCCCTTGCTGCTCTTCTGAAAAAGAACCTCGCAATCACCGCGTTCACTAAACGCGCGCGCGAAGTCCTTTCGCAAATCCGATCAAGGCCAACGCGACGGCAGCAATGACTAGCGCCCACGAAGTTTGGCCTAAACGAGCCACCGCTCCCCAACTGACCGAACCGATCGCCATTCCCGCATAAAAGACCGCCAGAAAAACTCCCAGCATCGTTGCTTTGAGATGGGACTTGCCCGTGATTTGGCGAGAGCTCATGTTCATCAATGTTGATAATACAAGCCATCCTGTTCCGCACAAGAACATCGCCAAACACAGAACTGCAAAGTTGGGAGCTAAACCCAGCAATAAAATTCCCAACGCATAAACAATGTACGAACCCGCAAGCGAGTTGTTTGTGCGATGAGGTTGCATGATCCTTTCTGACAGAAACGCGCTAACACAAGCTCCTAAGCCGAAGCATCCTAAGAGTGATCCGTACTGCCAGGAATTTAAGGCCATCTCGACCCGTCCGCGCGTGGGATAAAGTGCCCACATTGATGAAGCACAAAAAGTGACAAAGAAAATTTCCACCCACAGTTTTAAATTATGAAGAGAGAAAAGAGGCTTCCAGTCTTCTTCCGTCAGAGTGATTTTCTTTTTTGTTTCAGCACGTTCTTCTTTCACGGGCCAAATCCAGAAAAAACAAAT from the Bdellovibrio bacteriovorus genome contains:
- a CDS encoding MFS transporter, translating into MNESVWSPMKLSLYRSFWICAFLSNLGTWIQDVAASWVMTHLNTSPLVISLLAFSTNLPVLFLSIPAGIVADLGHRRRILLFAQGLMFLAAGLLAYLVWQEKITELSLLALALTMGIGFAMTNPAFQSVLTDLVPHPMQQQAVLVYYMGINITRVLGPTVGGGLLSAFGPSTAFLVNSISFLGLICFFWIWPVKEERAETKKKITLTEEDWKPLFSLHNLKLWVEIFFVTFCASSMWALYPTRGRVEMALNSWQYGSLLGCFGLGACVSAFLSERIMQPHRTNNSLAGSYIVYALGILLLGLAPNFAVLCLAMFLCGTGWLVLSTLMNMSSRQITGKSHLKATMLGVFLAVFYAGMAIGSVSWGAVARLGQTSWALVIAAVALALIGFAKGLRARV